In the Cydia fagiglandana chromosome 5, ilCydFagi1.1, whole genome shotgun sequence genome, one interval contains:
- the LOC134664855 gene encoding solute carrier family 22 member 21-like, which produces MLIQMLLPESPRWLMSTGQVDKARMIMAKAVTCNNLNAAAVEENTNRKMTMESKEKNNTTATYLDLFKSKKISIRTLAVIFIWVTHGMCFFGINQYCTFLGSSVFLSVIVMGLIQLPACFVATWLNKVYGRKATMISNLGITGVTMLLLIFTKKDHWAALTLGIIGLWAVNITCNVAYVWVSELFPTPLRNMAYGMGSSGAKVGAMIAPFIANLGPHWMPSLIFSTISFLGIGASYVLPETKGINLEDDMSHTD; this is translated from the exons ATGCTCATCCAGATGTTGTTGCCGGAATCCCCAAGATGGCTGATGTCGACGGGACAAGTTGATAAAGCAAGGATGATTATGGCGAAAGCTGTCACGTG TAACAATTTGAATGCTGCTGCTGTAGAAGAAAATACTAACAGAAAAATGACAATGgaatcaaaagaaaaaaataacacTACGGCTACGTATTTAGATTTGTTCAAGTCAAAGAAAATATCGATTAGAACACTAGCAGTAATTTTCATATGGGTCACCCACGGAATGTGCTTCTTTGGCATCAACCAGTACTGTACGTTTTTGGGATCGAGCGTATTTCTCTCTGTGATAGTTATGGGCTTGATTCAG tTACCCGCCTGCTTCGTCGCAACATGGCTGAACAAAGTTTATGGTAGAAAGGCAACCATGATAAGCAATTTAGGGATTACTGGTGTGACTATGTTACTGCTGATCTTCACTAAAAAAGATCACTGGGCTGCTTTAACTTTGGGAATCATCGGACTATGGGCAGTTAATATTACTTGCAACGTAGCCTATGTTTGGGTCTCAGAATTGTTTCCTACTCCATTAAGGAACATGGCTTATGGTATGGGGTCTTCGGGAGCTAAGGTCGGAGCTATGATTGCGCCTTTTATAGCAAATCTCGGTCCTCATTGGATGCCATCTTTAATATTCTCCACAATATCATTCTTAGGTATTGGCGCTAGTTATGTTTTGCCAGAGACTAAGGGAATAAATTTAGAAGACGATATGAGTCATACAGATTAA
- the LOC134664856 gene encoding solute carrier family 22 member 16-like: MELENTPKKSGECDNKEDYIEKTIGAFGVWQAKVCVLASLTRFLAMWNMLNIMFLTYDSSFTCVRFNRVQPVNVTPSTCYENCIKYEFGKGLFLKGFVEEFELICDRAWMASFAQTILMFGLLFGVFLFGWISDRFGRSKAMFYSAFLVVVFMLGSCFAADYWTFCGLRFLIGVATGGQMIVAVVLVLEVVGSHHREITGACISLPDGIAEATLVAFAHFAPTWRVYLLSMCTVSALFMVLQLLLPESPRWLMSRGQEEKARKIMKKAIICNNLSIAAVEENFKSPIPTESKEKNKATYFDLFKSRKLAVRSLASVSVWIVNGVCFFGINQYCTFLGTNVYLSVVVMGLMQIPACFVATWLNKVFGRKATMISNFGIIGLTMLLLIFTPKDHWTALTLGIIGLWAVNITCNVLYVWVAELFPTPLRNMAYGMGSSGAKVGAMVAPFTANLSPHWMPSLIFSTTSFLGVIACFILPETKGKKLEDDLDHTK, translated from the exons ATGGAGTTAGAAAATACGCCGAAAAAGAGTGGGGAATGTGATAATAAAGAGGATTATATTGAGAAAACAATTGGTGCGTTCGGTGTGTGGCAGGCGAAAGTGTGCGTTCTTGCATCCTTGACCAGATTTTTGGCTATGTGGAACATGTTGAACATAATGTTCCTGACCTACGACAGCAGCTTTACTTGTGTTAGATTTAACAGGGTTCAACCAGTGAATGTAACCCCTTCAACGTGCTACGAAAACTGTATTAAGTACGAGTTTGGGAAAGGCCTGTTCCTCAAAGGTTTTGTGGAAGAGTTCGAACTGATTTGCGATAGAGCTTGGATGGCTAGTTTCGCACAGACCATACTGATGTTTGGTTTGCTCTTCGGAGTTTTTTTGTTTGGTTGGATCTCCGACAG atTTGGCCGCAGCAAAGCGATGTTTTATTCTGCTTTCCTGGTGGTGGTTTTCATGTTAGGCTCCTGCTTCGCGGCCGACTATTGGACGTTCTGCGGCCTACGGTTCCTTATTGGAGTCGCCACTGGCGGGCAGATGATCGTAGCTGTTGTCCTCGTACTGGAGGTGGTGGGATCCCACCATCGGGAGATTACTG GTGCCTGTATATCCTTGCCCGATGGTATCGCCGAGGCAACCTTAGTTGCCTTCGCTCATTTTGCCCCTACCTGGAGGGTTTACCTGCTGTCTATGTGCACTGTGTCAGCTTTGTTTATGGTCCTCCAATTATTGCTACCAGAATCCCCGCGGTGGTTGATGTCTAGGGGACAAGAGGAAAAAGCAAGGAAGATTATGAAAAAGGCTATTATTTG TAACAATTTAAGTATAGCTGCTGTGGAAGAAAATTTCAAAAGCCCAATTCCAACAGAATCCAAGGAGAAAAACAAAGCCACGTACTTCGATCTTTTCAAGTCAAGGAAGTTAGCTGTCAGAAGTTTGGCCAGTGTTTCTGTTTGGATCGTCAACGGAGTCTGCTTCTTTGGCATCAACCAATACTGCACGTTTTTGGGCACAAACGTTTATCTTTCTGTTGTTGTTATGGGACTCATGCAG ATACCAGCTTGCTTCGTTGCAACATGGCTGAACAAAGTTTTTGGTAGAAAAGCGACTATGATAAGCAATTTCGGCATTATTGGCCTGACTATGTTACTGCTGATTTTTACTCCAAAAGATCATTGGACTGCTTTAACGTTGGGAATAATCGGGCTATGGGCAGTTAATATTACTTGCAACGTTCTCTACGTTTGGGTCGCAGAATTGTTCCCTACTCCATTAAGGAACATGGCTTACGGTATGGGGTCGTCGGGAGCTAAGGTCGGAGCTATGGTTGCGCCTTTCACTGCGAACCTCAGTCCTCATTGGATGCCGTCGTTAATATTCTCAACAACATCATTCTTAGGTGTAATcgcttgttttattttgccagaGACAAAAGGGAAGAAGTTAGAAGATGACTTAGATCATACAAAATAA
- the LOC134664696 gene encoding organic cation transporter protein-like, with protein MEVDKLYNEERDETVDNENDEDYLVKAIGAFGAWQAKVCILATLTRFLAMWNMLNIMFLTYDNKFICVKFNGTRLNVSTSTCYDNCVEYEFDEGIFVKSFVSEFELICEKAWMASFTQTILMFGLLFGVYLFGWLSDRFGRRKAIFSSAFLVVVLMVASSFAPDYWTFCTLRFFTGVATGGVLIVSIVMVLEVVGPQHREAAGCGINLPDGLAEASLVSFVQFSPTWRIYLLSMSGASALIMIFIVLLPESPRWLMARGRLDEAKALMMKAAKCNNLDLTATEENINSILSRESKEIKTTTYCDLFKTKKLFTRTLCSALVWTIAGMGYFGITQYCTFLGTNVFVSVVIMGLMQIPAAFIATWLNKVYGRKATIISNLSITGLTMFLLIFASPDHWAALTLGIIGLWTVTITFNVLYVYVSELFPTPLRNMGYGVSSSGAKIGAMVAPFIANLSPHWIPSLIFSVLAFLGASVCCALPETKGRALEDELGHVD; from the exons ATGGAGGTTGATAAACTGTACAATGAAGAACGTGATGAAACCGTAGATAATGAAAACGATGAAGACTATCTAGTGAAAGCTATTGGTGCTTTTGGCGCATGGCAAGCCAAAGTCTGCATCCTCGCCACGTTGACGAGATTTCTGGCAATGTGGAACATGTTGAACATAATGTTCCTGACCTATGacaacaagttcatttgtgtgAAATTCAACGGGACACGTCTCAACGTGTCAACATCAACATGTTACGATAACTGTGTTGAGTACGAATTTGACGAAGGCATTTTCGTCAAAAGTTTTGTGTCGGAGTTTGAGCTGATTTGTGAAAAGGCCTGGATGGCTAGTTTTACGCAAACGATATTGATGTTCGGTTTGCTGTTCGGGGTTTATTTGTTTGGATGGCTCTCTGACAG ATTTGGACGTCGCAAAGCGATCTTTTCCTCCGCGTTCCTTGTGGTGGTTCTGATGGTAGCTTCCAGCTTCGCCCCCGATTACTGGACGTTCTGTACCCTTCGGTTCTTTACCGGTGTTGCTACGGGCGGAGTGCTTATCGTGAGCATTGTCATGGTACTTGAGGTGGTGGGCCCACAACATAGGGAAGCCGCAG GTTGCGGAATCAACTTGCCTGATGGTCTCGCCGAAGCTTCCCTGGTCTCCTTCGTCCAGTTCTCGCCGACGTGGAGAATATACCTCCTCTCCATGAGCGGTGCGTCTGCCCTCATCATGATTTTTATTGTCTTGCTGCCTGAATCACCGCGGTGGCTCATGGCTAGAGGACGGTTGGATGAGGCGAAGGCATTGATGATGAAGGCAGCTAAATG TAATAACCTGGATCTTACGGCCACAGAAGAAAACATAAACAGCATCCTTTCGAGAGAATCCAAAGAAATTAAAACCACAACATATTGCGATCTGTTCAAAACGAAGAAGCTGTTTACTAGAACACTGTGTTCTGCGCTGGTGTGGACGATAGCTGGGATGGGATACTTCGGTATCACGCAATACTGCACGTTCTTGGGAACGAATGTGTTTGTCTCGGTCGTCATTATGGGATTGATGCAG ATACCTGCTGCTTTCATAGCAACCTGGCTGAACAAAGTTTACGGCAGAAAAGCAACTATTATAAGCAATCTATCCATCACAGGCCTTACCATGTTTCTTCTCATCTTCGCTTCCCCCGACCACTGGGCCGCTCTGACATTAGGAATTATCGGCCTCTGGACTGTGACCATAACCTTTAACGTTCTTTATGTATACGTGTCTGAATTATTCCCCACACCTTTAAGGAATATGGGCTACGGTGTGAGCTCATCAGGGGCTAAGATTGGAGCTATGGTAGCTCCTTTTATAGCAAATCTCAGCCCCCATTGGATACCGTCGTTAATATTTTCTGTATTGGCCTTTTTGGGGGCTAGCGTCTGTTGCGCTTTACCGGAAACTAAAGGAAGGGCGTTGGAAGATGAATTGGGACATGTGGATTGA